One Micavibrio aeruginosavorus ARL-13 genomic window carries:
- a CDS encoding extracellular solute-binding protein: protein MLKILSGVVVLALLSFPALAQDAAVKPVHALAMHGAPKYAADFKHLDYVNPNAPKGGTFRQHVIGTFDSLNPHIIKGAPGAGSSLVNETLLEQSADEPFSEYGLIAETIEVPEDRSWVIFNLRPQAKWHDGQQITADDVVWSFNTLTTEGAPFYKAYYHNVKTVEALSPTRVKFTFDMAGNRELPLIVGQLPILPKHYWTAEGRKFGESSLTPPLGSGPYKYGTVKPGELIELVRVQDWWAKDLPINVGRYNFDKLTYEYYRDANVALEAFLGGQYDFRQENTAKTWATAYDAPVVKSGQVKKEEVHHTLPQGAQGFIFNLRRPIFQDISVRRAISYAFDFEWSNKQFAHDAYTRTRSYFSNSDMEAKGQPSAAELAILDPFRDQLLPGVLAEEFNPRKTDGSGNNRDMLAGANELLNKSGYVMGKDGVRVHSITGQRLEFEFIDNNPAFERWIAPFIQNLKKLGIKATYRTVDDAQYQNRMNNFDFDMTVMVYPQSSSPGNEQREFWGSDRAEMPGSRNYIGIKDPVVDALIEKIVAAQTREELIVLCSSLDRVLQWGYYMVPNWYLSAWRIAYWDKFEKPAIAPTYGMGVTDTWWAKDAK from the coding sequence ATGTTGAAGATTTTAAGCGGCGTGGTCGTTCTCGCCCTCCTGTCTTTCCCGGCGCTGGCCCAAGATGCCGCAGTGAAACCGGTTCATGCCCTGGCCATGCATGGCGCACCGAAATACGCGGCGGATTTTAAACATCTGGACTACGTCAATCCGAACGCGCCTAAGGGTGGCACATTCCGCCAGCACGTGATCGGCACATTCGACAGCCTGAACCCCCATATCATCAAGGGCGCGCCCGGTGCGGGATCATCGCTGGTCAATGAAACCTTGCTGGAACAATCGGCGGATGAACCGTTTTCGGAATATGGCCTGATCGCCGAAACCATCGAAGTACCGGAAGACCGCAGCTGGGTGATTTTCAACCTGCGCCCGCAGGCCAAATGGCATGATGGCCAACAAATCACCGCCGATGACGTGGTCTGGTCGTTCAACACGCTGACCACCGAAGGGGCACCGTTCTACAAAGCGTATTATCACAACGTGAAGACTGTGGAGGCCCTGTCCCCCACGCGCGTCAAATTCACGTTCGATATGGCGGGTAACCGTGAACTGCCGCTGATCGTCGGGCAATTGCCGATTTTGCCGAAACATTACTGGACCGCCGAGGGCCGCAAATTCGGTGAAAGCAGCCTGACTCCACCGCTGGGCAGCGGCCCGTATAAATACGGCACCGTCAAACCCGGTGAATTAATCGAATTGGTCCGCGTGCAGGATTGGTGGGCCAAGGATCTGCCTATCAATGTTGGGCGTTACAACTTCGACAAGCTGACATATGAATATTACCGCGATGCCAACGTGGCGTTGGAAGCATTCCTGGGCGGACAGTACGATTTCCGCCAGGAAAACACCGCCAAAACCTGGGCCACCGCGTATGACGCCCCCGTGGTTAAAAGCGGCCAGGTGAAGAAGGAAGAAGTTCACCACACTCTGCCGCAAGGGGCGCAAGGCTTTATTTTCAACCTGCGCCGCCCGATCTTTCAGGATATCAGCGTCCGCCGGGCCATTTCATATGCCTTTGACTTTGAATGGTCGAACAAGCAATTCGCGCACGATGCCTATACCCGCACGCGCAGCTATTTCTCCAACTCGGACATGGAAGCAAAAGGCCAGCCCAGTGCCGCCGAACTGGCCATTCTGGACCCTTTCCGTGACCAGCTTTTGCCCGGCGTCCTTGCAGAAGAATTTAACCCGCGCAAGACCGACGGGTCTGGCAACAACCGCGACATGCTGGCCGGGGCCAACGAACTGCTGAACAAAAGCGGATACGTCATGGGCAAGGATGGCGTGCGCGTGCATTCCATTACCGGACAACGGTTGGAATTTGAATTTATCGACAACAACCCGGCCTTTGAACGCTGGATCGCACCGTTTATCCAGAATTTGAAAAAACTGGGGATCAAAGCCACCTATCGCACGGTGGACGACGCCCAATATCAAAACCGCATGAACAATTTTGATTTTGACATGACGGTGATGGTGTACCCGCAATCCAGTTCACCGGGCAACGAACAACGCGAATTCTGGGGTTCGGACCGCGCGGAAATGCCGGGCTCTCGCAACTATATCGGGATCAAAGACCCCGTCGTCGACGCTTTGATCGAAAAAATCGTTGCCGCCCAGACGCGCGAGGAACTGATCGTTCTGTGTTCATCCCTCGACCGCGTTTTGCAATGGGGATATTACATGGTGCCCAACTGGTATTTGAGCGCATGGCGCATCGCCTATTGGGACAAATTTGAAAAACCCGCCATTGCCCCAACCTATGGCATGGGCGTGACCGACACCTGGTGGGCAAAGGACGCGAAATAA
- a CDS encoding EAL domain-containing protein produces the protein MAQAKQRAWSFLNSLLSRPRVAPVNVDLDMSDIKAPQNTRRFSVAFLPRPIIESLSTMQMRIAVGAVAVVGALIVAFVMIRPDSEIGSAALLGGILVLSGLVMYDIISRRNWERTITEQLESLTRNHDRLVREVARNRTDLAVVKEGLADAADEVMAIGKNFGPGHTIEAKMIETIITQLSELGRRPSTRILSPQEQAALNAQAEDPAMGILELLVAPPPKMITPPSALEAALNPDFNKFSDTIVMELIRHAVQNDHIDVFVQPVVSLPQRKARFQELYARLRAAAGSYIPAARYMELAHKESMVPAIDNLLLLRALQILRDQRDDDDALPSIINISSATLHDTSFMNDLVTFLAQYRTLAPRIVFELPLGDIDNAPKSVTEILSGLSQLGCRFSVDQVRRRRIDINRLRSMGIRFIKLDAAWLIREAQQDGGNARITKLKAQLDRAGIDLIVERVENPGQLREVLDFGIDYGQGFLFAKPDLYGSTGHKSAINPKRAVN, from the coding sequence ATGGCACAGGCAAAACAACGCGCTTGGTCTTTTTTAAATTCCCTTTTATCGCGCCCGCGCGTTGCTCCGGTTAATGTTGATCTGGATATGTCCGACATCAAGGCACCGCAAAACACACGCCGCTTCTCGGTCGCCTTCCTGCCCCGCCCCATCATTGAATCGCTCAGCACGATGCAGATGCGCATTGCCGTTGGCGCCGTGGCCGTTGTTGGCGCGCTGATCGTGGCGTTTGTCATGATCCGCCCGGACAGTGAAATTGGTTCCGCTGCTTTGCTGGGCGGCATATTGGTTCTGTCGGGTCTGGTCATGTACGACATCATCAGCCGCCGTAATTGGGAACGCACCATCACAGAACAATTGGAATCCCTGACCCGTAACCATGACCGCCTGGTGCGTGAAGTCGCGCGCAACCGCACCGATCTGGCCGTGGTGAAAGAAGGGCTGGCCGATGCCGCCGACGAAGTGATGGCCATTGGCAAAAATTTCGGCCCCGGCCACACGATCGAAGCAAAAATGATTGAAACAATCATCACGCAACTCTCCGAACTGGGCCGCCGCCCCAGCACGCGCATCCTGTCGCCACAGGAACAAGCCGCATTGAACGCGCAAGCCGAAGACCCAGCCATGGGTATTCTGGAGTTGCTGGTCGCGCCGCCGCCGAAAATGATTACGCCGCCATCGGCATTGGAAGCAGCCCTGAACCCCGATTTCAACAAATTCAGCGACACCATCGTCATGGAACTGATCCGCCACGCGGTTCAGAATGACCATATCGACGTCTTCGTCCAGCCTGTGGTCAGCCTGCCACAACGCAAAGCCCGTTTTCAGGAGCTGTATGCTCGCCTGCGCGCCGCCGCTGGATCGTACATTCCTGCCGCGCGCTACATGGAACTGGCGCACAAGGAATCGATGGTTCCCGCGATTGATAACCTGTTGCTGTTGCGCGCACTGCAAATCCTGCGTGATCAGCGTGATGATGATGATGCCCTGCCCTCGATCATCAATATTTCATCGGCCACTTTGCATGACACCAGCTTCATGAACGACCTGGTGACGTTCCTGGCCCAATATCGCACGCTGGCCCCGCGCATCGTGTTTGAATTGCCGTTGGGCGATATTGATAACGCCCCCAAAAGCGTGACTGAAATCCTCTCGGGCCTGTCGCAACTGGGTTGCCGTTTCTCGGTGGATCAAGTGCGCCGCCGCCGCATCGATATCAACCGCCTGCGCTCCATGGGTATTCGGTTTATCAAGCTGGATGCCGCATGGTTGATCCGCGAGGCGCAACAAGATGGCGGCAATGCCCGCATCACCAAACTGAAAGCCCAACTGGATCGCGCCGGGATTGATTTGATCGTTGAACGGGTCGAAAACCCCGGCCAATTGCGCGAAGTTTTGGACTTTGGCATCGATTACGGTCAGGGCTTCCTGTTCGCCAAACCGGATCTGTACGGATCCACCGGCCATAAAAGCGCGATCAACCCGAAACGCGCCGTGAACTAA
- a CDS encoding quinone-dependent dihydroorotate dehydrogenase produces the protein MAMMDFSLPFIRTLAFALPPEDAHNLTLALLPLVPRTQAVADDPVLKTTLWNRIFPNPIGLAAGFDKNAAVIAPMLNLGFGFVEVGTVTPRPQMGNPKPRVFRNHQHHAIINRMGFPNGGVNVFKENLEKFLDQRPRPPGLVGINIGMNKGQSDPAKDYMLLVQALGPFADYLTVNISSPNTPGLRDLQEPDTFKELIGKILHERGRSCGMAPPPLLVKLAPDLPDDQLQTLARVAVDSHVDGLILTNTTLDRPDHLPESFAREKGGLSGQILHKKSTRAIALAYSATNGTLPIIGAGGVHDADSAYDKIKAGASLVQLYSALAFKGPGVVKEIKSGLIERLQADGYSHVGEAVGADHR, from the coding sequence ATGGCCATGATGGATTTTTCACTCCCCTTCATTCGCACACTGGCCTTCGCCCTGCCACCTGAAGATGCGCACAATTTAACCTTGGCGCTGCTTCCCCTCGTGCCGCGGACGCAGGCCGTGGCGGATGATCCGGTTTTAAAAACCACCTTGTGGAACCGCATCTTCCCCAACCCCATCGGGCTGGCCGCCGGGTTTGACAAAAATGCAGCGGTGATTGCGCCGATGCTGAATCTCGGATTCGGGTTTGTCGAGGTGGGCACAGTTACGCCCCGCCCGCAAATGGGCAACCCGAAACCGCGCGTGTTTCGCAATCATCAGCACCACGCCATTATCAACCGCATGGGCTTTCCCAATGGCGGTGTAAATGTGTTCAAGGAAAATCTGGAAAAATTTCTGGATCAACGCCCGCGCCCACCCGGATTGGTCGGCATCAATATCGGCATGAACAAGGGCCAGAGCGATCCGGCGAAAGATTACATGCTGCTGGTGCAGGCGCTTGGCCCGTTTGCCGATTACCTGACCGTCAATATTTCATCACCGAACACGCCCGGCCTGCGCGATTTGCAGGAGCCGGATACATTCAAAGAATTGATCGGCAAAATCCTACATGAACGCGGTCGGTCTTGCGGCATGGCCCCGCCCCCGTTGCTGGTGAAACTGGCGCCCGACCTGCCGGATGATCAACTGCAAACCCTCGCCCGCGTGGCCGTCGATTCGCATGTTGATGGCCTGATTCTGACCAACACGACGTTGGACCGTCCCGATCATTTGCCCGAATCCTTCGCCCGCGAAAAAGGCGGCCTCAGCGGTCAAATTTTGCATAAAAAATCAACGCGCGCGATTGCCCTCGCTTATTCCGCAACAAACGGCACGTTGCCCATCATCGGGGCCGGTGGCGTGCATGACGCAGACAGCGCTTATGACAAAATAAAAGCGGGGGCCAGTCTGGTTCAACTCTATAGCGCGCTGGCCTTCAAAGGGCCCGGCGTGGTAAAAGAGATTAAATCCGGATTGATCGAACGATTACAGGCAGATGGCTATTCCCATGTGGGCGAAGCCGTGGGCGCCGATCACCGGTAA
- a CDS encoding prepilin-type N-terminal cleavage/methylation domain-containing protein produces MFGTKPCGALLHRKRPFLESGFSLIELSIAMIILSLILLPLISLATAQRATRMIEDTMGFQSDVKDAIDTFYIENKRYPCPARLTLGPNDPDYGKEVCTGLPAVGACANGLCRAAGASGRRLVTGAVPFVDLKIAETRTYDRWSTKFSYTVTEDMTDETTFPAPVVVGTELVINGAIRAEQYVDDRTLGTNALEPVADLQHYILVSHGPNGQGGYTREGVVRAACIIGANEDAKNCDNNATFLLSNYGASRSETEGNTRYYDDLTLNVSSIKGGIWRETVTTPDDIVNTNPGGVGIGTDDPEYDLDVNGNILATQFEVEELCDENGDNCFSPEVIAGDTGKIMCPTDGGVVTRIANVSVNCGAAVPVSGQVCPTGQYVIGMSGGTLTCGSL; encoded by the coding sequence ATGTTTGGGACCAAGCCGTGCGGTGCGCTTTTGCACCGCAAACGCCCCTTTTTAGAGAGTGGGTTTTCGCTGATCGAACTTTCGATAGCGATGATTATCCTCAGTTTAATTCTCCTGCCTTTGATCTCGCTGGCCACGGCGCAGCGCGCAACCCGCATGATCGAAGACACAATGGGGTTCCAAAGCGACGTTAAAGACGCGATCGACACGTTTTACATTGAAAACAAACGCTACCCATGTCCCGCGCGTCTGACGTTGGGACCGAATGATCCTGACTATGGCAAGGAGGTTTGCACAGGGCTGCCGGCTGTGGGGGCGTGTGCGAATGGGCTGTGTCGTGCCGCCGGGGCCAGCGGGCGCAGACTTGTGACCGGGGCCGTCCCGTTTGTTGATTTGAAGATCGCGGAAACACGGACCTATGATCGCTGGTCAACAAAATTTTCCTATACCGTGACCGAAGATATGACGGATGAAACCACCTTCCCGGCCCCGGTTGTTGTGGGGACGGAATTGGTGATTAACGGTGCCATTCGCGCCGAACAATATGTTGATGATCGCACGTTGGGTACGAACGCGCTGGAACCGGTGGCGGATCTGCAACATTACATTTTAGTGTCGCACGGTCCGAATGGACAGGGCGGTTATACACGTGAAGGTGTTGTGCGTGCCGCCTGTATCATTGGTGCGAATGAAGATGCAAAAAACTGCGATAACAACGCAACCTTCTTATTGTCCAATTACGGGGCATCACGTTCGGAAACAGAGGGCAATACCCGATATTACGATGATTTGACACTGAACGTGTCGTCGATCAAGGGTGGGATTTGGCGTGAAACGGTGACAACACCCGATGATATTGTGAATACCAATCCTGGCGGTGTTGGTATTGGCACGGATGACCCGGAATACGATCTGGATGTGAATGGAAACATTCTGGCGACCCAGTTCGAAGTCGAAGAATTATGTGATGAAAACGGCGACAATTGTTTTTCGCCAGAAGTTATTGCCGGCGATACCGGAAAAATTATGTGCCCGACGGATGGTGGTGTTGTGACGCGTATTGCGAATGTATCGGTGAATTGCGGGGCGGCGGTCCCTGTTTCGGGGCAGGTGTGCCCAACGGGGCAATATGTGATCGGGATGAGTGGTGGGACGCTCACCTGTGGCAGTTTGTAG